A genomic region of Alnus glutinosa chromosome 11, dhAlnGlut1.1, whole genome shotgun sequence contains the following coding sequences:
- the LOC133880989 gene encoding protein PLANT CADMIUM RESISTANCE 2-like isoform X1, which translates to MYPPVHDHEKQAGDQHHPAPFPASGHPNTSHSPQPYASAPPYIASGVRAHAVPGRWSTGLCHCCDDPANCLITCFCPCITFGQIADIVSRGSLPCALSGTIYGVILSFTGLACLYSCFYRSKLRAQHDLNESPCVDCLVHFCCETCALCQEYRELKNRGFDMGIGWEANLDRQRRGVTVAPMVAPGMIR; encoded by the exons ATGTATCCTCCAGTACATGATCATGAGAAACAAGCAGGTGATCAACACCATCCAGCTCCTTTCCCGGCTTCAGGACATCCAAATACTAGCCATTCTCCACAGCCGTATGCTAGCGCTCCTCCATATATAGCCTCTGGTGTTCGAGCTCATGCTGTTCCAGGGAGGTGGTCCACTGGTCTTTGCCATTGTTGTGATGATCCTGCAAATT gtTTGATCACTTGCTTCTGCCCTTGCATCACATTTGGACAGATTGCTGATATAGTTAGCAGAGGTTCTTTAC CTTGTGCTCTAAGCGGCACAATCTATGGAGTTATTCTGAGTTTTACTGGTTTAGCATGTTTGTACTCGTGCTTTTACCGTTCAAAATTGAGGGCGCAACATGACTTGAACGAGTCACCTTGTGTAGACTGCTTAGTGCACTTCTGCTGTGAGACTTGTGCTCTGTGTCAAGAATACAGAGAGCTCAAAAATCGTGGGTTTGATATGGGGATAG GCTGGGAAGCGAACTTGGATAGACAAAGGCGTGGAGTTACAGTAGCTCCAATGGTGGCACCAGGCATGATAAGGTGA
- the LOC133880989 gene encoding cell number regulator 1-like isoform X2, protein MYPPVHDHEKQAGDQHHPAPFPASGHPNTSHSPQPYASAPPYIASGVRAHAVPGRWSTGLCHCCDDPANCLITCFCPCITFGQIADIVSRACALSGTIYGVILSFTGLACLYSCFYRSKLRAQHDLNESPCVDCLVHFCCETCALCQEYRELKNRGFDMGIGWEANLDRQRRGVTVAPMVAPGMIR, encoded by the exons ATGTATCCTCCAGTACATGATCATGAGAAACAAGCAGGTGATCAACACCATCCAGCTCCTTTCCCGGCTTCAGGACATCCAAATACTAGCCATTCTCCACAGCCGTATGCTAGCGCTCCTCCATATATAGCCTCTGGTGTTCGAGCTCATGCTGTTCCAGGGAGGTGGTCCACTGGTCTTTGCCATTGTTGTGATGATCCTGCAAATT gtTTGATCACTTGCTTCTGCCCTTGCATCACATTTGGACAGATTGCTGATATAGTTAGCAGAG CTTGTGCTCTAAGCGGCACAATCTATGGAGTTATTCTGAGTTTTACTGGTTTAGCATGTTTGTACTCGTGCTTTTACCGTTCAAAATTGAGGGCGCAACATGACTTGAACGAGTCACCTTGTGTAGACTGCTTAGTGCACTTCTGCTGTGAGACTTGTGCTCTGTGTCAAGAATACAGAGAGCTCAAAAATCGTGGGTTTGATATGGGGATAG GCTGGGAAGCGAACTTGGATAGACAAAGGCGTGGAGTTACAGTAGCTCCAATGGTGGCACCAGGCATGATAAGGTGA
- the LOC133881864 gene encoding CMP-sialic acid transporter 4 isoform X1, whose amino-acid sequence MEYRKIKDQDKDGDGGGDDIESSRGKAHSVSNVDIQRTKWKRKSVVTLALTVLTSSQAILIVWSKRAGKYEYSVTTANFMVETLKCALSLAALARIWRSEGVTEDNRLNTTLDEVIVFPIPAALYLVKNLLQYYIFAYVDAPGYQILKNLNIISTGVLYRIILKKKLSEIQWAAFILLCAGCTTAQLKSNSDHVLQTPFQGWVMAIVMALLSGFAGVYTEAIIKKRPTRNINVQNFWLYVFGMIFNAAAILVQDFDAVMNKGFFHGYSFITVLMIVNHALSGIAVSMVMKYADNIVKVYSTSVAMLLTAVVSVFLFGFDLSLAFFLGSTVVSVAVYLHSAGKLQR is encoded by the exons ATGGAGtacagaaaaatcaaagatcAG GATAAAGATGGGGATGGTGGTGGAGACGACATAGAGAGCTCAAGAGGGAAAGCTCATTCAGTGAGTAATGTGGATATTCAGCGCACCAAGTGGAAGCGCAA GTCCGTTGTTACGCTCGCATTGACTGTTCTTACGAGTTCGCAAGCGATACTTATTGTGTGGTCTAAGAGAGCTGGCAAGTATGAGTATAGTGTTACCACTGCAAATTTTATG GTGGAGACTTTGAAATGTGCATTATCACTTGCAGCCTTGGCCAGAATCTGGAGAAGTGAAGGTGTTACAGAAGATAACAG GTTGAATACAACATTGGATGAAGTTATTGTGTTCCCCATTCCTGCAGCACTTTACCTAGTCAAAAACTTGCTTCAG TATTACATCTTTGCATATGTCGATGCACCAGGTTATCAGATACTGAAGAACCTGAATATTATAAGTACCGGTGTTCTGTACAGAATTATACTTAAAAAGAA GTTGAGCGAGATTCAGTGGGCAGCTTTCATTCTACTATGTGCTGGGTGCACCACAGCTCAGCTAAAATCGAA TTCAGATCATGTTCTTCAAACTCCTTTTCAAGGCTGGGTGATGGCCATT GTCATGGCACTATTGAGTGGTTTTGCAGGAGTATATACCGAG GCCATAATTAAAAAGCGTCCTACGAGAAACATAAATGTGCAGAACTTCTGGTTGTATGTCTTTGGGATGATCTTCAATGCCGCTGCTATACTGGTCCAAGATTTTGATGCAGTGATGAATAA GGGGTTCTTCCATGGATACTCGTTTATTACAGTTCTCATGATTGTCAACCATGCACTCAG TGGAATTGCTGTATCAATGGTAATGAAGTATGCCGACAATATTGTGAAG GTGTACTCTACTTCAGTGGCAATGCTTCTCACAGCTGTTGTTTCTGTCTTTTTGTTTGGCTTTGATCTTTCGCTTGCCTTCTTCCTTGGCTCAAC TGTGGTGTCTGTTGCAGTATATCTACATTCTGCTGGGAAGCTGCAAAGATAG
- the LOC133881864 gene encoding CMP-sialic acid transporter 2 isoform X2, with the protein MWIFSAPSGSASMSVVTLALTVLTSSQAILIVWSKRAGKYEYSVTTANFMVETLKCALSLAALARIWRSEGVTEDNRLNTTLDEVIVFPIPAALYLVKNLLQYYIFAYVDAPGYQILKNLNIISTGVLYRIILKKKLSEIQWAAFILLCAGCTTAQLKSNSDHVLQTPFQGWVMAIVMALLSGFAGVYTEAIIKKRPTRNINVQNFWLYVFGMIFNAAAILVQDFDAVMNKGFFHGYSFITVLMIVNHALSGIAVSMVMKYADNIVKVYSTSVAMLLTAVVSVFLFGFDLSLAFFLGSTVVSVAVYLHSAGKLQR; encoded by the exons ATGTGGATATTCAGCGCACCAAGTGGAAGCGCAAGTAT GTCCGTTGTTACGCTCGCATTGACTGTTCTTACGAGTTCGCAAGCGATACTTATTGTGTGGTCTAAGAGAGCTGGCAAGTATGAGTATAGTGTTACCACTGCAAATTTTATG GTGGAGACTTTGAAATGTGCATTATCACTTGCAGCCTTGGCCAGAATCTGGAGAAGTGAAGGTGTTACAGAAGATAACAG GTTGAATACAACATTGGATGAAGTTATTGTGTTCCCCATTCCTGCAGCACTTTACCTAGTCAAAAACTTGCTTCAG TATTACATCTTTGCATATGTCGATGCACCAGGTTATCAGATACTGAAGAACCTGAATATTATAAGTACCGGTGTTCTGTACAGAATTATACTTAAAAAGAA GTTGAGCGAGATTCAGTGGGCAGCTTTCATTCTACTATGTGCTGGGTGCACCACAGCTCAGCTAAAATCGAA TTCAGATCATGTTCTTCAAACTCCTTTTCAAGGCTGGGTGATGGCCATT GTCATGGCACTATTGAGTGGTTTTGCAGGAGTATATACCGAG GCCATAATTAAAAAGCGTCCTACGAGAAACATAAATGTGCAGAACTTCTGGTTGTATGTCTTTGGGATGATCTTCAATGCCGCTGCTATACTGGTCCAAGATTTTGATGCAGTGATGAATAA GGGGTTCTTCCATGGATACTCGTTTATTACAGTTCTCATGATTGTCAACCATGCACTCAG TGGAATTGCTGTATCAATGGTAATGAAGTATGCCGACAATATTGTGAAG GTGTACTCTACTTCAGTGGCAATGCTTCTCACAGCTGTTGTTTCTGTCTTTTTGTTTGGCTTTGATCTTTCGCTTGCCTTCTTCCTTGGCTCAAC TGTGGTGTCTGTTGCAGTATATCTACATTCTGCTGGGAAGCTGCAAAGATAG
- the LOC133880877 gene encoding putative F-box protein At3g16210, producing MSFPHLPLSALRHQGHNKRKEKFTEMSEPLPQELHIDILVSLPVKSLLRFQCVSKSWKSLIGSTDFISMHTKHNESTDNYAHLVEGDLYRTGKKEEKDFRGELHQFDNFFCEFKKIEFPSQTEDGCFGTVLDCKGLLLFTDPWVLNGDRFERFILWNPAARLTMTLPTPCIDIPNLNFSAHGFGFDDESSDYKVLRMVYGYNGRYIAEAAELFKLRTGAWETVSAIDDFHYVIPKPEIYTRPSHRAQAFVNGATHWVGYHSRFLKYPHIQKELVVLLFRMSSEEFRVMKLPDVITVSKFSSISLGVSGGLLSVIHYNGVLRGNGSYNGCCVWLMKEYGVIESWTKQCTIDLRDEGGLWETISFRNKRVLLVIVSKRKNSKKLGLYDPKTNRFLHHGIRSRSCLNIMNTYVESLVLLDQKVNAVPDY from the coding sequence ATGTCCTTCCCTCACCTCCCTTTGTCGGCTCTCCGACACCAGGGCCATAACAAGCGAAAAGAGAAATTCACAGAGATGTCGGAGCCACTCCCACAAGAACTTCATATTGACATCCTGGTAAGTTTACCCGTGAAATCACTTTTACGATTCCAATGTGTTTCCAAATCGTGGAAATCTTTGATCGGTAGCACTGATTTTATATCCATGCACACCAAGCACAATGAGAGCACCGACAATTATGCTCACTTAGTTGAAGGGGACTTATATCGGACTGGCAAGAAGGAGGAGAAAGACTTCAGAGGTGAATTACACCAGTTCGATAATTTCTTctgtgaatttaaaaaaattgaatttccaTCTCAGACTGAAGATGGATGTTTTGGAACAGTCCTTGACTGTAAGGGATTGCTACTTTTCACCGATCCATGGGTATTGAATGGCGATCGTTTCGAACGCTTTATTCTATGGAACCCTGCAGCTAGACTGACTATGACTCTCCCTACACCTTGCATTGATATACCCAACCTCAACTTCTCTGCTCACGGGTTCGGTTTTGATGATGAAAGTAGTGATTACAAGGTGCTGAGAATGGTTTATGGATATAATGGTAGATATATAGCGGAGGCTGCGGAGCTATTTAAACTCCGTACAGGCGCTTGGGAGACTGTTAGTGCCATCGACGACTTTCACTATGTTATACCTAAACCTGAAATATATACGCGCCCTTCGCACCGTGCGCAGGCTTTCGTAAATGGGGCTACCCATTGGGTTGGATATCATTCGAGGTTTCTGAAGTACCCCCACATACAAAAAGAATTGGTGGTCCTGTTGTTTCGTATGTCTAGCGAGGAATTCCGAGTGATGAAGCTTCCGGATGTTATAACTGTAAGTAAATTCTCTTCTATTTCTCTTGGGGTCTCTGGTGGATTGCTCTCTGTGATACATTATAATGGAGTACTGCGTGGCAATGGGAGTTATAATGGTTGCTGCGTTTGGTTGATGAAAGAATATGGCGTAATAGAGTCTTGGACTAAACAATGCACTATTGATTTAAGGGATGAGGGAGGGTTGTGGGAGACAATCAGTTTTAGGAACAAAAGAGTTTTGCTTGTAATTGTGAGCAAGAGAAAAAACTCGAAAAAGCTGGGCTTATATGATCCCAAGACCAATAGATTCCTTCATCATGGAATTAGAAGCAGGAGCTGTTTGAATATTATGAATACATACGTAGAAAGTCTAGTTTTACTCGATCAAAAAGTAAATGCTGTGCCAGACTACTAG
- the LOC133881307 gene encoding F-box/kelch-repeat protein At3g23880-like yields MSERLPQELQIDILVRLPVKSLLRFQCVSKSWKSLIRSTDFISMHTKHNESTNNYAHLVHGCLYWTGKKEEKDFRCKLQQFDNFFCEFQKIEFPSQTEDICFGEVLECKGLLLLTNRSVFDGDRFEPFILWNPAARMSMALPTPCIDIPNHNYYTHGFGFDDKSNDYKVLRMVYGHNGRTMAELFKLRTGAWESVSAIDDLHYVIPETEDTRPLQAFVNGATHWVGYHSRFKWNAGSEELVALLFDMSDEEFRVMKLPDVITIREFYSISLGVSGGLLSVMHYNGERGNGSYNGCCIWLMKEYGVIESWTKQCNIDLRNGGGLWQTISFRNKRVLLLTVSKRKKLALYDRKTNRLLHLVIRSRSCLNIMNTYVESLVLLDQVNAVPEAQSTRLFQGERMRLTEWLEKA; encoded by the coding sequence ATGTCAGAGCGGCTCCCACAAGAACTTCAGATTGACATCCTGGTAAGACTACCCGTGAAATCACTTTTACGATTCCAATGTGTTTCCAAATCGTGGAAATCTTTGATCCGTAGCACTGATTTCATATCCATGCACACCAAGCACAATGAGAGCACCAACAATTATGCTCACTTAGTTCACGGGTGCTTATATTGGACAGGCAAGAAGGAGGAGAAAGACTTCAGATGTAAATTACAGCAGTTCGATAATTTCTTCTGTGagtttcaaaaaattgaatttcCATCTCAGACTGAAGATATATGTTTTGGAGAAGTCCTTGAGTGTAAGGGATTGCTACTTTTGACCAATCGATCCGTATTTGACGGTGATCGTTTTGAACCCTTTATTCTATGGAACCCTGCAGCTAGAATGAGTATGGCTCTCCCTACACCTTGCATTGATATACCCAACCACAACTACTATACTCACGGGTTCGGTTTTGACGATAAAAGCAATGATTACAAGGTGCTGAGAATGGTGTATGGACATAATGGTAGAACGATGGCGGAACTGTTTAAACTCCGTACAGGCGCTTGGGAGAGTGTTAGTGCCATCGACGACTTGCACTATGTTATACCTGAAACTGAAGATACACGCCCTTTGCAGGCTTTCGTAAATGGGGCTACCCATTGGGTTGGATATCATTCGAGATTTAAGTGGAACGCCGGCTCTGAAGAATTGGTGGCCCTGTTGTTTGATATGTCTGACGAGGAATTCCGAGTGATGAAGCTTCCGGATGTTATAACTATAcgagaattctattctatatctCTTGGGGTCTCTGGTGGATTGCTCTCTGTGATGCATTATAATGGAGAACGTGGCAATGGGAGTTATAATGGTTGTTGCATTTGGTTGATGAAAGAATATGGCGTAATAGAGTCTTGGACTAAACAATGCAATATTGATTTAAGGAATGGGGGAGGGTTGTGGCAGACAATCAGTTTTAGGAACAAAAGAGTTTTGCTTCTAACTGTGAGCAAGAGAAAAAAGCTGGCCTTATATGATCGCAAGACCAATAGACTCCTTCATCTTGTAATTAGAAGTAGGAGCTGTTTGAATATTATGAATACATACGTAGAAAGTCTAGTTTTACTCGATCAAGTAAATGCTGTGCCAGAGGCCCAGAGTACTAGACTTTTTCAAGGGGAAAGGATGCGGCTCACAGAATGGCTCGAAAAGGCTTAG
- the LOC133882759 gene encoding F-box/kelch-repeat protein At3g06240-like, which translates to MSEQLPHDLQIEILVRLPVKSLLRFQCVSKSWKSLIRSTDFISMHTNHNESINNYAHLVHGSLYRTDSGEEIESRCKLHQFDDSFSEFQKFEYPSQISQYVEEVLECRGLILFNTPPVFFGNRLKPFILWNPAVRMSMTPPRPCIHAPFGNYFVHGFGFDHKSNDYKVLRMVYVSLGRLTLRAELFKLCTGTWKTVSVSDDFNYYIPAWPKQAFVNGASHWVGHRSGFRDLAVLCFHMSDEEFRLIKLPDVLTTVVYHLISLVVSGGLLSLIYYNGGDGNDVSDAYDSCCIWLMEDYGVIESWTKQCTIDLRDCGGVGRTFSFRNNRVLLLIETERTNLVLYDLKTNRFINLGIRNKGYELCMNTYIESLVLLDQVNAIPDQYETSSRERIRLTKWLEKA; encoded by the coding sequence ATGTCGGAGCAACTCCCACACGATCTTCAGATTGAAATCCTGGTAAGACTACCCGTGAAATCACTTTTACGATTCCAATGTGTTTCCAAATCATGGAAATCTTTGATCCGTAGCACTGATTTTATATCCATGCACACCAACCACAATGAGAGCATCAACAATTATGCTCACTTAGTTCACGGTTCCTTATATCGGACTGACAGTGGGGAGGAGATAGAATCGAGATGTAAATTACACCAGTTCGATGATTCCTTCAGTGagtttcaaaaatttgaatATCCATCCCAAATCAGTCAATATGTTGAAGAAGTCCTTGAATGTAGGGGATTGATACTTTTTAATACTCCACCCGTATTTTTTGGTAATCGTTTGAAACCCTTTATTCTATGGAACCCTGCTGTTAGAATGAGTATGACTCCCCCTAGACCTTGCATTCATGCACCCTTCGGCAACTACTTTGTTCACGGATTCGGTTTTGACCATAAAAGTAATGATTACAAGGTACTCAGAATGGTGTATGTATCTCTTGGTAGATTAACACTTCGGGCGGAACTGTTTAAACTCTGTACGGGCACTTGGAAGACTGTTAGTGTCAGCGACGACTTTAACTATTATATACCTGCTTGGCCTAAACAGGCTTTCGTGAATGGGGCTTCCCATTGGGTTGGTCATCGTTCAGGATTCCGTGATTTGGCAGTCCTGTGTTTTCACATGTCCGACGAAGAATTTCGATTGATAAAGCTTCCGGATGTTCTAACTACAGTAGTTTACCATTTAATTTCTCTTGTGGTCTCTGGTGGATTGCTCTCTTTGATATACTATAATGGAGGAGATGGCAATGATGTGAGTGATGCATATGATAGTTGTTGCATTTGGTTGATGGAAGATTATGGCGTAATAGAGTCTTGGACTAAACAATGTACTATTGATTTAAGGGATTGCGGAGGGGTGGGTAGGACATTCAGTTTTAGGAACAATAGAGTTCTGCTTCTAATTGAGACAGAGAGAACAAATCTGGTCTTGTATGATCTCAAGACCAATAGATTCATTAATCTTGGAATTAGAAATAAGGGCTATGAGCTTTGTATGAATACATACATAGAAAGTCTAGTTTTACTCGATCAAGTAAATGCTATACCAGATCAGTACGAGACTTCTTCAAGGGAAAGGATACGGCTCACCAAATGGCTCGAGAAGGCATAG